Part of the Brassica oleracea var. oleracea cultivar TO1000 chromosome C8, BOL, whole genome shotgun sequence genome is shown below.
CTCCAAGCTCGCCATTGACAGCAACTGAGAAACGCGTCGTTGTGATGCATTGGGAGATCAGTTGAACAAAGAAGTCCGGGAACCGTAAGGCTCGTAAGATAAGCAAAATAAAACTCCAATCAAGAGAGTCAAATGCCTTCTTTAGATCAACCTTAAGCATAGATCGCTTGGAAAAATTCTTCCAGTTGTAGCCTTGGATTAACTCTGTTGCCAAAAGGACGTTTTCGACCAGCAGTCTTCCGGGAATGAACGCAGATTGCGTGTTGGAGATAACTGATGGCAGAACTTGTTTCAGCCTATTTGCGAGAATTTTTGAGATTACTTTGTACGTTGTGTTGCAGCACGATATAGGCCGAAAAATCAGAGATTAAGATAGAGTTCTGCTTCTTTGGGATGAGGGTTAATATCGTTGAATTCCATTGTTGAAGCAGCCTACCCGTAGAGAAAAACTCCTATACTGCCAAAATCATATCTCCTCCAACAGTTTTCCAATGAGAAGTGAAGAACTCTACTGGATAACCGTCAGGACCAGGCGCCTTGTTATTTGGCAGGGAGAAGAAAACTTGTTGAATATCCAAGGGAGAAACAGGGGTTAGAAGAGCTTCAGACACAGCATGAGGGCATCTATAGTCGAGAAGGTGGGAGATATCATCCAAGGTGGATGTTGTTGGAGGTGAATATCTACCAAGCAAATTCTCGTAATACTCCATAGCATGATTCATTATCCCTTCCTTGGTGTCAATAATATTACCGAGATCATCCTTGAGGAACAAAATCTGATTGATGGAATTCCGTACTCTTACGAATCGGTGATAAAAGGGTGTGTTAGAGTCGCCCTTGTCTAACCAAGTTACATGTGATCTCTGATGGTAGAAAGATTCTTCAGCCTTGGCAAGCAGGGACCATTTTTCATAAGCTTTCCTTTCTTCCAAGCCGGCTTGAGGTGTAGGAGAAGATAGGAGAACACGCTGACAGTGAGTAAGAACATCAAAAGCTTCAGAAACTCTTTTTTCTATCCCTGAGTAATTTCCTTTGCTAAAAGTTCTGATGATGCTCTTCAATTCTTTTAATTTCTTAGACACCCTAAGCATAAATGTCCCTTCAAACGGTAAGGAGTTCCAGCACTCAGAGATGATTTCATGAAACTCTGGATTGTCATTTAGCATGGTGTAGAACTTAAATGGATGTTTGACTTTGGGCTTGGAGGCATCAAGGAAGATACAGCATGGACTGTGATCTGAGATACCCGGGTCTCCAAACACACCAAGAGAATCAGGAAAAGAAGAAAGCCAAACATCATTTACCAGAATTCGATCAAGCTTTTTAGAGATGACCGTGAGACCTTGATTATTAGACCATGTAAACGAGTTTCCACAATAAGGCAGGTCGGATAGAGCAGCTGAGATAGTACAATTAAGAAAATCCCTCATGCCACGAGTTGAGTAAGCAGCAGAGGCAGAAGAGTTCTCTGATGAATCCAGAATCTGATTGAAATCGCCTACAACTGCCCAAGGAGAAGAAGCCATAGGCGCTTGGACAGATAGGTACGAAAGCTCGGACCATAATTCCCTACGCATTTTCCTGCAGTTTGAGCTATAGACCAGAGTGACAGCAAGCTCTAGAGCAACAAAGGGAAGCCTTACTGAGCAAGAGATACATTGGAGCGACTTGTGTAACACCGAGACAGTAACCGAAGGGTGCCACAGAAGCCAAATCTTTCCTAACTCCAAAAATTCATAATTACATTCATAATGCCATCCCGGGAAACTCTGTTTATGATAGACACTGCCTTGATGCTACTGACATGTGTCTCCAACAAGCCCCCGAAAATTGGCTTATTTTTCCGCAACCATTTCCGAAAGCCGCTACGCTTTATTTTATCATTGAAACCCCTAATGTTCCAACAAAAAATATCCATAAAGGGGTTAAAAATCAGAGGTTTAAAGGGCCTATGCCCCTAGCATTACGCTTCGCTTGCTTCTTTGACCTTTACGATATAACACGAATGAACTGATCATCTTCATCATCTGGATTGTCTTCATCGTTAGATAACCCTTCTGAGTCAGGATCAGGATCCTCATCTTCAGAGGTACCTTTAGAAGAGGCAATAGGTGACTCATAATTCTCAGGTTGAAGATCAACAAAGAGCCTGCCTATTGAGACATCATGTTGCTCAAAGTTGGCTATTTGACGTGATGACCCGACTGAAGGAGGAGCTATAAGGGGGGGATCGATTAGGTTCATCTTGTCTGATCGCTCCCAGCGTTTCGAGGCAGGAGGCTTTCCCTTTGAGAGGATTGGAACAGATCTCTTCTGATTCTGTATACCCGTTCCAGAAGATCCAACGATGGGGTATTGGCTGGGAATTGGAGCTTTACCATTATCCTTGTTTGAATTTGTTCTGGTACAAGCATCTGTGGAGTGCTTTACAGATCTGCAAATCAAGCAACGAGGAGGAGCAGCTGGACATTTAGAGATGGTGTGCCCAACTTTGGAGCAGTGAGAGCACAGTGACGGGAGCCAAGGGCACGAGACCCCTATTCTCACCACTTCTCCGCACTCGAATTGAGCATTTACTGCCTCTGGTAGCGGCGTCTGCGGATCAATCACAGTATACACCTTAGCCACTTCAATGTTAGTGAGGTTCTCTGTAGACGGGTGAAGGTACAGGGGATGACCCACAAGGCCTGCTATCTCCTTTAGAGCATCCCTGTTGAAGAATTGCAGAGGGACTCCATGGAAGTCAAGCCAGACCAGAACAGTAGATAAAGCTGGTTTCTCCGGAGTGACACCCGGAGCCCACTTTGCAACAAACATTGTTTGGCCGTCGACTTGCCATAAGCACTGTTTGAGTATCCTGCGCCTAGCATGTGGGCAAGGAACTCGAAAGAGAAAGGCATTTCCATCCATTTTGGACACTGAGATATCACGGCGCTGTTTACTCCACATACCGTTGACGATGGCATGAACTGCACCTCTCGCAAGTGCCTCCTCGTAGAACTGCCCAATAATGAAACTGTCCCAAGCCTTGCGGTTACGCTCAATGACTGATTTTGGTATCTTAACGCAAGCTTCGCCTGAGTCAAGCGTAAAGGGGGTACCCTCTGGATCCATCCTTCCGGAGTTCGGGCTTACTTTGTCTTTCTACATAGTCGCTTGAGTTTTCACTCCGGACTGAGATGGGGCTGTTTGTTGAGTCGGAACGGCTGATGGAATCTCAACATCCGACTGAACAGGTGTGTGAGAGTGCTCTCCAGTAATGTAGTTAGTGGAGGTAGCCTCACGATCTTGATTTTCAGGTACAATTTCAACTGTAGCTGAAGCTTGCGATTTAGGGTTTTTGGCTGAATCGACGGTTGGTGCCGCAGGGCCCTGAATCTGTGGCGAAGGTAAGCTAGCTGGGATTAAGGGAAAACCAGGTTGCTGAGCTTCTTCAATTGGGGGGGTTGAGGCGTCGTCATCCACGGCTGAGTTGAGATGTGCAGATGGCGACACCGGAGACGCTGACGAACCGGAGTGGGAGGCAGAGGCAGCGGGGCTGCTACCTGGGCTGCGATTCTTCTTCGGCTTCCACTTCTTTGTCATGGTCGGCGGTGGGGACCGACGTCGAGCCCGACGCCGGTGGAGGGCGAACGAAAGAGATCGCGTTTCGTCTTTTGGGGAGAGAACTTTTTGAGCGCGTGAGGCGCGTAATCTTTTTTTCGGGTAGTCGCCTTTGATATCATTTTCACTGAATCCGTATAAATGAATTTAAAAAATTCACTAATAAATAGCTAAATCTACTCTATTAAAATAGAGTCCTATTTGAATTTACTGTGGCATATTTTAAAATTAGATTTATTAAATATGTTGTGACTAAATATTGACCCCTTCTATTATACTATCTTTAATAAGTTTTGTTTTTATCTACATTTACATTACATTAGATTAACTCTATTAAATTAAAACAAGTATCTTCGACATAAATAACAAATTGCTGATTAGAATTGGTTGAATGATTGATTAATTATACCTAGGTGTAGTTTCTTATTTTCTGGGTTTTTGATTATTAAAATTTGTATTCTTTCTATTTGATTCAGAAAAAAAAATCTTTTTGATTCCTGGCGTTTGATTATTAGTTGTTGATATTCAAATGCATGATCAGTGTTCATAGATTCATTGGTAACTAAATCTGGGAAACAAAAGTTGCTGATTTGGTTTAAGATTCCAAGAACAGATTGTCTGATATCTCAGTCATCTCCATGTTTGTCTTCGCTATCCTTCAGAAACTCACTTAGGTCGGACTTTGTAAATTGCAATCATGTGACCGCTTTGCCTTCTGGATTTTCCAGTATATTCGATAGTTTCATTTCAGCGTCATGATTCAAATCTCCACTGAGGTTTGATCTTATTGGCTTATTTAAGTGATTTCTTAAAAATCCACAGGACCAGTAAGCTTCATGAATGATCATCTCACGTCGACTCTGCTTTTTTTTTCTGATTGGTGATCCTTGATTCTGGCTTTCTTAATAAGATCATTTTTCCGATAATTCCTATTTCCGTCACAAAAGAAATGAGAACACATTGATAATATAATCTCCACGCGTGTTCTTTCTTATATAATTGGTGTGATCTAATATTTTAACAAGCTTCAGTCTTGATTAATTTGTGTTTTTGGTTTTTCACAAGGAAGGTATGGTGATGGAGAATGAGTAATATGACGCCTTAACCGTCACAACTGATACTTCCGAAACTAACATTAAAAAGACAACGTAACAGTTTTTTTTTTGTATCATCAATTCCTTGTGGGAATATGAGTAAAGAAGTTTTAAACTTTTTCCTGGTTTGATTTTGTCTCAGGCAAGGAAAGTTCATCGGAGATTCTCAAGCTACTAAAAACTTTTAGGTGATGATTAGATGATTTTGTTCACATTGCAACTGTTTCTTTGGTTTGGTTTGTTGTTTACTAGAACCCTGATGATGTAAAAGTTATGTTTTTTAGTTCAAGGTGATAGGATCAGTCCTTGCGATTAAAAATATTACTCAAATTTTTCATGAGTTTAACGTAGCAATCAATTACGGTGCGTACTAACCCGAGGTGATACCAAAATTTTCATAATGCTGTTCTCAGTGGGACTAGCAAGAAAGATCCCAAGAAGTTTATCCATGAAGACCTGGATTAGTAGTACTGCTAAGTTAACTCTCTATGTTCTTGGAGCTGATCTTACCGCCTACCGGTAGATGCAGCAGTATGAACCTATACACACAAAATGGAGTTTTTATAATTGATTTTCAAACAAAAGTTGATGTTTGTCTTTATCTCTTCGTTTTATTGAGTGTTTGCTTGGAATGATACCTTTGCAGGTTATCAGATGGGCTTATGCACCCGGTGAATGATACCTTTGCAGGTTTTCAGAAAAAAGATTCTCTCAAGCACTTTTTTTTTCTGAAAAAAAATCCCAACACGAAGAGAATTATACAACAACATGTTCTGTTAAGAAGTCATGACAGACATGAAAGCTGGATCATTGTTTTTAGGTTTTTCTTTGATGTGTTGGTCTTTAAGGATACCACTATCATGAGTCCAGTTATTTATGAAATAATTTGAGAAATTGTAAGTTTGCTTGAGATGAAAAAATTAAAATGTTCTTTTCACTTTATCATTAGTCTTAAGTGGTGTTGTATCCGAACGACATTTCATTAGACTTATATTCTTATCGTCTATAAGTTAGTTTAACATAATAGATCTCAAATATATCCAATACGAAAACCATTAAATATAATTTTATTTTTCAAAAACACTAACAAATTTTTAAAAATTATTAAATAAAATTTAGATAGAAATATTTTGATCTACTTTATATGAATTATATTACTGCCAAAAAAAATAACTTGAAGGTAACTGTAATGTAAAATAAATTTAAATTGAATGGCCACCAAAACAAATCAACAATACTATTATTTACACAATATAACAAACATAATTTACCTTTTCATAAGAAAACAAATCTATAATTATAAATGAAAAATCCGCGTGGGCTACCCTAAATTTTCTTTCGATTATACCTTGCATATATTCAAAAATATGTATCTTACATGATTTTATTAATTTTACATTATGATTTGTATCAAATGATTATGAGACATATTAGTCCCTTAAACATATTAAAATATAAATAATTAGTTTCAACAACCACCAATATATAGTAACTTATTTACCAAAAATATAGCTACTTAATCCTTATTTAGACTAAAAATATTTGATGTTTCAAAATGATATGGGTTTATTTTGATCACAACCGTAGAATATACATATTACCTTTAAAAGATAGAGGTACAAAATTAATATATATATATATATTATGACTTGGTATATAATCTTGAAGTATACCGATTTTCTAAACATATTTAAAATATAAAAATATTCAATAAAAAAATGTAACTGAAATATAGCTACCTAAATCATAATCAAATCCAAAATTACATATCACTATTCAACCCGAGACTCTCAAACTGAATTTGAAATTTTATCAGGTTCTTAACACTGTTATTTGAACCAAACCAAAAACTAAAACAACTAACCCAAACCAAAGCCAAATTCATAAATAACAGAACTGTTCGTATATTTTTTAAAATGAAATCCAAACATTGCAACTAAACCGGAATCAAACCGAAAACCAAAAATACAATTTGGCAGTAAACCAAAGTTTATAAAATATCATTAAATCATAAAATTGTAAGCTAAAAACATAAATTATAAATAATCATACGCAACCGCGCGGGTTAGAATCTAGTATTTAGTTAAAGTTGGCTTGAACCCAGTAAAAAACTGACTGTAACCCGATATAAAACCCATAGGATACCCGAAACCGTAAGTAAACCCGATAGGGTAATCTGTAAACCAAGACCCGCCCGAACTAAAGGCGCGAATTTTGAAAATCAAAAATACAAGTTTTGAGTTTAAAAATTTAGTAGAGTTTACCCCCCATGAATTTTTTACCCATTATTAACATTCCTAATTACAAGTCTTCAACATATACATACACAAACAAAAAAAGCTAGAGAAACAAATTTAAAAGGTTTGCTTAAATCATCAGCTGCAATTAAAAACTAGCTTCACAAGATTTTCTTTTGAGCTAAGACTGAATCCAGTATACAGTGCGAGTTTTGCTTCTGAAGAGCACTCCTAATACATTATGAATTCAATATGAAGTTTCTATGTATAATATTTCTATTAAGAAATGAATGCAAATCATATAACCACTTTAACTTCTTTTGGTGGTTATGTTTGGCATCTAGTGGTTGTAGATGCTGAATCTCGTGAATTCATACTCTCTTTTGTTTTCTATATAAAAAGTAAATTAAAAAAAAAAAAAAATTGGTTAAAACGTTTTTTCTCTATACCCATTTTGAATGTTTATCATTCGACTATTCTCGAGAATGCAAATTTGGTAGAGTTTCTGATTAAAAACTATTTAATTAAGTCGTACAAAAAATGAAATATCAATGCCGACGAGACAGCATAAATAGACAATAGTTGCATAAAGAGACAAAGGTGGTGGTACAGTAGAGTCATATTATTGCCTTAACTCAATTTTCAAACCAAAAGCTCTTAAAAAGCAAACCCGAATTTGTCGCAAAGACAAGTGGAGATTCTATTGACCACACCCACCCACTTGAATTTTCTTCCTTCTAAGCCAATTGCAGTTTCAATTTTTTTGTTTATTGTTTTGTTTAAAGTGTACGATGTGATTGAATTTCATTATCCAATGAGAGCATGCCGCGTCAGCAAAACGGAATAAGTCTGTTGTATTTTTCCTTTGAGCCAAAACAAGTGAACGACGTGTGATACCATAGGGAGTGACTCAATTATTCAAAGGTGTCTCGTTTTAAATATCTAATCTAACACTCCTGAGCTATCGGTTGTACAAATTATAGGTCACGAGTAAAAAGAAAGAAAGTTTCGTTTAGTTTCTATCAACCGTTTGAATGATATTTTTGGTTCAAAATAGCAAATACTAAATATATGACTAAAACGCTTAAGTTTGGTTAAAACAATATCAAATAACAGAAAATGAAAAATGGAACAAAAAAAATGAATTATATTTTGAGTTTCATCTATATTTTATTCA
Proteins encoded:
- the LOC106309141 gene encoding uncharacterized protein LOC106309141 produces the protein MASSPWAVVGDFNQILDSSENSSASAAYSTRGMRDFLNCTISAALSDLPYCGNSFTWSNNQGLTVISKKLDRILVNDVWLSSFPDSLGVFGDPGISDHSPCCIFLDASKPKVKHPFKFYTMLNDNPEFHEIISECWNSLPFEGTFMLRVSKKLKELKSIIRTFSKGNYSGIEKRVSEAFDVLTHCQRVLLSSPTPQAGLEERKAYEKWSLLAKAEESFYHQRSHVTWLDKGDSNTPFYHRFVRVRNSINQILFLKDDLGNIIDTKEGIMNHAMEYYENLLGRYSPPTTSTLDDISHLLDYRCPHAVSEALLTPVSPLDIQQVFFSLPNNKAPGPDGYPVEFFTSHWKTVGGDMILAV
- the LOC106309142 gene encoding uncharacterized protein LOC106309142; the encoded protein is MDPEGTPFTLDSGEACVKIPKSVIERNRKAWDSFIIGQFYEEALARGAVHAIVNGMWSKQRRDISVSKMDGNAFLFRVPCPHARRRILKQCLWQVDGQTMFVAKWAPGVTPEKPALSTVLVWLDFHGVPLQFFNRDALKEIAGLVGHPLYLHPSTENLTNIEVAKVYTVIDPQTPLPEAVNAQFECGEVVRIGVSCPWLPSLCSHCSKVGHTISKCPAAPPRCLICRSVKHSTDACTRTNSNKDNGKAPIPSQYPIVGSSGTGIQNQKRSVPILSKGKPPASKRWERSDKMNLIDPPLIAPPSVGSSRQIANFEQHDVSIGRLFVDLQPENYESPIASSKGTSEDEDPDPDSEGLSNDEDNPDDEDDQFIRVIS